The following is a genomic window from Amycolatopsis sp. BJA-103.
TTGCCCGCACGCGGACTCCAGGCGGCGAAGGCGCCTCAGGAGCAAAGCCAGCCAACGGAGTGAACCGTTGGCGGGCTTCGGAGGCGCGCCGGACGTCAGCCGGTGACGTCGAGATGCGCGGAAACCGGAGTGGGCTTGGGTGCCTTCCCGCCAGGCCGGGGCTTTTCCGCGGGCTTCGTCGGTTTCGGGGTGGCGCCCGGGGCCTTGGCACAGGTGGACGACGCGATGTCGAGAGTCTGTGTCTTGCCGAGGATCCTGGCCGACACGGCGGTCACGGTGAGCGTGCCGTCCGCGTTCTCGGTCTGCTTGTTCACCACCAGTTCGAGCAGCGACGCCAGCGGGACGGTGGTGTTCGGCGGGACCTGGTCGAGCTGGATCGCCTTGCCACCGGCCTTCAGATTCGCGATCGACACCGAACCCTTGCCGTCACGGCATTCGGACTTGATCACCTCGGCGCTGAGACCGGGCAGGGCGACGCCGGCGGGCAGCACCCCGAGGTTCAGCGAGAGACCGGCGACACTCGATTTCGCGTGCCCCGGCGTCACTTCGGCGTTCAGCGCCCGAGCGCTGATCAGTGCCGGGCCCGGGTTCGGCAGCGCCACCGAGGCGAGCGATTCCTTGCCCGGCCCGGAAACGGCGGGTGTGCGGGGAATCTTGACGAGACCGGACGCGGCGAGGGCGTACGCGGACTCGGCGGGGGCGGCCGTGGCGGGGGTGGCGGCGAA
Proteins encoded in this region:
- a CDS encoding choice-of-anchor P family protein, with the translated sequence MSPRTTGVLACTVAACLVFAATPATAAPAESAYALAASGLVKIPRTPAVSGPGKESLASVALPNPGPALISARALNAEVTPGHAKSSVAGLSLNLGVLPAGVALPGLSAEVIKSECRDGKGSVSIANLKAGGKAIQLDQVPPNTTVPLASLLELVVNKQTENADGTLTVTAVSARILGKTQTLDIASSTCAKAPGATPKPTKPAEKPRPGGKAPKPTPVSAHLDVTG